The sequence AATTGGCTATAGAACTTCAAATTGGTCAAATTTATTTTGATAACAAGTAGTAAACCTCTTTTGTTATATAGTAGAGATCGTATAAAAGTGCGTGGGGGCGAAATTTAGGAGGACTGAGCGAATGGGAAAGCGATGAATGACGGGACTTTTGATGGCGCGATTCGCGCCATCAACGGGCAAGAGCGAATGGGATTCATCGCGTGCGTTAAATTTCGCAAGGAGTTCTTTTGCTTCTTTTCTTGCTCCGTCAAGAAAAGAAGGAAGTGAAGATTCTTATTGTTTTTATCTATGTATTTTGGACAAGACTGATGGAATCACTTGAATTAATTTTTTCTATTTATTCACAAATCATATATACTTATGTCAACATTAGTTGAAGTAAAAAACGTTACCAAAGTGTACAAACGGGACACGCTGGAAATTCCCGTCCTTCAAAATATCTCATTGGATGTTCCCGAAGGGGAGTTTCTTGCGTTAATGGGGCCTTCCGGTTCCGGAAAGACGACACTGCTCAATCTTATTTCCGGCATTGATCAACCAACCGGCGGTTCTATTATTGTAGCAGGTACCGATATTGCAAAACTGAATGAATCTGCTCTTGCAAAATGGCGGTCACATCATATCGGATTTGTTTTCCAGTTTTACAATCTGCTGCCAGTGTTGACGGCATATGAAAATGTTGAGCTGCCGTTGCTATTGACGAATCTTTCAAAGAAAGAAAAGAGGGAACGCGTTGAAATGGTGTTAAAGGTGGTTGGTCTTGAAGACCGGATGGATCATTACCCGAAACAACTTTCCGGCGGACAGCAGCAGCGCGTTGCTATTGCGCGCGCAGTTGTTTCCGATCCGACATTGATTATCGGCGATGAGCCGACAGGGGATTTAGACAGAAAGTCGGCGGAAGAAATTCTTATTCTTCTCGGCAGATTGAACAGCGAATACAAAAAAACAATTATTATGGTCACACATGATCCGCATGCGGCGGAAAGTGCGCATAAAATTCAACATTTAGATAAAGGCGAATTGAAAGTGAATTAATCTCAAGGCAGATCATGAAAATCCTCAAACTTATTTACAAAAATCTGCTGCGGCATAAACTCCGCAGCCTTCTCACCATTATGGGAATTTCGATCGCCGTGCTGGCGTTCGGTCTTCTCCGCACCGTTGTCACCGCTTGGTCGTACGGTGTTGAAGCTGCCTCGGCGGACCGGTTGATAACACGGCACGCAGTAGCGTTCATTTTTCCTCTACCGTATTCGTACAAGAGTGAAATTGAAAATATCTCCGGAGTAAAAAAAGTCTCTTTTGCTTCCTGGTTCCAAGGAATTTATAAGGATCAAAGTTTTGAAAATTTCTTTCCTCGACTAGCGGTTGATCCCGAAACAATCTTTGATGTCTATTCCGAGTTTATCGTCCCGCCAGATCAATTGGCTGCATTTAAGAAGCAGCGGAATAGCTGCGTTGTCGGGAAAAAATTGGCAGCGCAGCATGGATTCAAGATTGGTGATGTTATTCCCGTCAAAGGAGATATCTATCCGGGAGATTGGGAGTTTACGGTTGTCGGCATTTATGCAGGGAAAGATAAAACTGCAGATGAAACGCAGATGTTTTTCAATTGGGAATATCTGAACGAACGGAACCGTCAAACAGGATCGTTTGCTATCGATCAAGTGGGGTGGTATATCGTTCAGATTAAGAATGCTAATGAGGCCGCCACGCTTTCTGAAACAGTTGATGCTCTTTATGCTAACTCGAGTGCAAGGACAAAAACAGAAACGGAAAAAGCATTCCAACAAAGTTTCGTTTCACTCTCTGGTGCGATAATCACATCCATGGAAGTGATTTCGTATGTGATTATTGGTATCATTTTAATGGTACTTGCAAATACTATCATTATGGCGGCACGTGAACGGATACGCGAATATGCAGTGTTAAAAACACTTGGATTCACCTCCTTTCATGTTGTCGGATTGATTGCAGGAGAATCGCTCTTTATTTCCCTTATCGGTGGCGGAAGTGGACTGCTGTTGACATTTCCCGTTTGTCAGGGATTTGGAGAGGCATTTCCAACAATGTTTCCTGTCTTTGAAGTACAGCAGGCAACAATTGCAATGGCGATAGGATTTTCACTTCTTGTGGGAGTTATTGCCTCTGTGTTTCCGGCATATCGTTCCGCCCACATGAAGATCGTCGACGGCTTAAGACAGATTGGATAATCACATAACGGTACGTCCTGATAATTTCTATCGAGATGCATTGAAGGATTAACAAAACTAAATTATTATGAAAATTCCAATATCATACAACATTCGAAATCTTTGGGCAAGACGATTAACAACAGCTCTCACCGTATCCGGTATTGCACTTGTTGTGTTTGTTTTTGCCGCTGTGTTAATGCTGGCACAAGGAATCGAAGATACTCTTGTTGCAACAGGATCGAACGATAACGTTATAATTCTTCGCAAAAGTTCACAAGGCGAGATGATGAGTGCCGTCAGTCGCGATCAGATCGGAATCATTTCCACTTTTTCGGAAATCAGTGTTACGCAGGATGGGAAACCATTCGCAACATCCGATGTCGTTACACTCATCAACCTGAATAAAAAAGGGAGCAATGATATGGGCAACGTATCGGTTCGGGGTATTTCAACCGGTGCCTTTGCATTGCGTCCTCAGGTTCAGCTCAAAGAAGGCCGCTGGTTCAAGCCGGGATCGTACGAGATTGTTGTCGGCAATAAAATCCATGATCAATTCAAAGATATCGAAATCGGACAATCGGTAAGGATCGGATCGAAATTATGGACAATTGCCGGAGTGATTGATGGCGGAAAAACGGGATTTGCCTCTGAGATCTGGGCAGATGCTGATATTGTGATGACCGAATTTAACC is a genomic window of Bacteroidota bacterium containing:
- a CDS encoding ABC transporter ATP-binding protein, whose protein sequence is MSTLVEVKNVTKVYKRDTLEIPVLQNISLDVPEGEFLALMGPSGSGKTTLLNLISGIDQPTGGSIIVAGTDIAKLNESALAKWRSHHIGFVFQFYNLLPVLTAYENVELPLLLTNLSKKEKRERVEMVLKVVGLEDRMDHYPKQLSGGQQQRVAIARAVVSDPTLIIGDEPTGDLDRKSAEEILILLGRLNSEYKKTIIMVTHDPHAAESAHKIQHLDKGELKVN
- a CDS encoding FtsX-like permease family protein — protein: MKILKLIYKNLLRHKLRSLLTIMGISIAVLAFGLLRTVVTAWSYGVEAASADRLITRHAVAFIFPLPYSYKSEIENISGVKKVSFASWFQGIYKDQSFENFFPRLAVDPETIFDVYSEFIVPPDQLAAFKKQRNSCVVGKKLAAQHGFKIGDVIPVKGDIYPGDWEFTVVGIYAGKDKTADETQMFFNWEYLNERNRQTGSFAIDQVGWYIVQIKNANEAATLSETVDALYANSSARTKTETEKAFQQSFVSLSGAIITSMEVISYVIIGIILMVLANTIIMAARERIREYAVLKTLGFTSFHVVGLIAGESLFISLIGGGSGLLLTFPVCQGFGEAFPTMFPVFEVQQATIAMAIGFSLLVGVIASVFPAYRSAHMKIVDGLRQIG
- a CDS encoding ABC transporter permease translates to MKIPISYNIRNLWARRLTTALTVSGIALVVFVFAAVLMLAQGIEDTLVATGSNDNVIILRKSSQGEMMSAVSRDQIGIISTFSEISVTQDGKPFATSDVVTLINLNKKGSNDMGNVSVRGISTGAFALRPQVQLKEGRWFKPGSYEIVVGNKIHDQFKDIEIGQSVRIGSKLWTIAGVIDGGKTGFASEIWADADIVMTEFNRSTTYSSYTFKLKNVEDFEILKTKLETEQRLQDLEAKREQDFYLEQSKFMAAFIKGLGIFITVIFSFGAMIGAMITMYASVANRTVEIGTLRALGFRRRSILTAFLIEALALASVGGIIGLMLASFMQFVSFSTTNFGTFSELAFGFSLSASVIGWTVVFFLFMGILGGFLPAVRASRMNIINALRAS